The Glycine soja cultivar W05 chromosome 8, ASM419377v2, whole genome shotgun sequence genome has a window encoding:
- the LOC114422040 gene encoding ervatamin-B-like — protein sequence MMSLQRTKLFPFFIVLVSFTCSLSLAMSSNQLEQFASEEEVFQLFQAWQKEHKREYGNQEEKAKRFQIFQSNLRYINEMNAKSKSPTTQHRLGLNKFADMSPEEFMKTYLKEIEMPYSNLESRKKLQKGDDADCDNLPHSVDWRDKGAVTEVRDQGKCQSHWAFSVTGAIEGINKIVTGNLVSLSVQQVVDCDPASHGCAGGFYFNAFGYVIENGGIDTEAHYPYTAQNGTCKANANKVVSIDNLLVVVGPEEALLCRVSKQPVSVSIDATGLQFYAGGVYGGENCSKNSTKATLVCLIVGYGSVGGEDYWIVKNSWGKDWGEEGYLLIKRNVSDEWPYGVCAINAAPGFPIIKEVASSSAI from the exons ATGATGTCTTTGCAGAGGACCAAgttgtttccttttttcattGTCCTTGTTTCCTTCACATGTAGTCTCTCCCTTGCTATGTCCAGTAACCAGTTGGAGCAGTTTGCTTCGGAGGAAGAAGTGTTTCAACTATTCCAAGCGTGGCAGAAGGAGCATAAGCGTGAATATGGCAACCAAGAGGAGAAGGCAAAGAGGTTCCAGATATTCCAAAGTAATTTGAGGTACATCAACGAGATGAATGCGAAGAGTAAGTCACCTACGACGCAACATCGTTTGGGTCTGAACAAGTTTGCTGATATGAGTCCTGAGGAGTTTATGAAAACCTACTTGAAAGAAATAGAGATGCCCTACTCCAACTTGGAGAGTAGGAAGAAGCTGCAGAAGGGTGATGATGCTGactgtgataatcttcctcaTTCTGTAGATTGGAGGGACAAGGGAGCTGTCACTGAAGTTAGAGACCAAGGAAAATGCC aaAGCCATTGGGCTTTCAGTGTCACGGGGGCCATAGAAGGAATAAACAAAATAGTTACTGGGAATCTTGTTTCCCTATCTGTACAACAAGTCGTGGATTGTGACCCTGCTAGCCATGGTTGTGCTGGAGGCTTTTACTTCAATGCATTTGGTTACGTTATAGAAAATGGTGGCATTGACACAGAAGCTCATTATCCTTACACAGCCCAAAACGGTACTTGCAAG gcGAATGCAAACAAGGTTGTTAGTATTGATAATCTTCTAGTTGTGGTTGGACCAGAAGAAGCTCTCTTGTGCCGTGTTAGCAAACAACCTGTTAGCGTGAGCATAGATGCAACTGGCCTTCAATTTTATGCGGGT GGAGTCTATGGTGGTGAGAACTGCTCAAAGAATTCAACAAAAGCgactcttgtttgtttaatCGTGGGTTATGGTTCGGTGGGTGGCGAAGACTATTGGATTGTGAAGAACTCGTGGGGAAAAGACTGGGGAGAAGAAGGTTACCTCTTAATCAAAAGGAATGTTAGCGACGAGTGGCCTTATGGTGTTTGTGCCATCAATGCTGCACCTGGTTTTCCAATAATCAAAGAGGTTGCATCGTCTTCAGCTATATAG
- the LOC114421721 gene encoding calmodulin-binding receptor kinase CaMRLK-like yields MKPFCRFLILVSLFSLVESSCNSSEEHDLVSKAFKSVSGFNAFSSSFPTNNCSQTHIITSIVLPSQNLSGTISWNYLRNISNLQILDLSGNFLQGHVPSWFWSSSSLLAINLSRNRFGGSILQPTSENTSFSSIQSLNLSYNRFTNSIQLSGFKNLKILDLSHNNLVTLPSGFQNLSNLQHIDLSSCNLQSNVKPISALHSLHYLDLSNNTFTGNFPYDFPPLTTLKFLNISFNNFTSAISVNKFSRFFGKSAFVHAGSNFTYTNDSNKNTKQEAIIEKKQKKRKSKTLIGAASSAASAIVLILLGIWAVRIVIQKRKQRAKKNKWAISMPVPQGMMMMMKSGPFEFETESGSTWVADLKEASSAAVVMFEKPLMNLSFKDLIVATSHFGKESLLAEGRCGPVYRAVLPGDLHVAIKVLEEARDVDPDDSVATFVDLSRLKHPNLLPLSGYCIAGKEKLVLYEYMANGDLGRWLHELPTGDTNVEDWTGDTWEIQNGVVDDGSPEKMGWLTRHRIAVGIARGLAYLHHARSKPVVHGHLVTSNILLADDFEPRIADFGLRPDPDPNFGTETDVYCFGVALVELLTGKGSTAEAVAATRKAVREGHGVRVLDERLRLGGDSVVLSQMVETLRVAFLCTAECPSKRPTMQQVLGLLKDIRPHHQHQHQLVLS; encoded by the exons ATGAAGCCCTTCTGCagattcttgattcttgtatCGCTATTTTCTCTGGTGGAATCTTCATGCAACAGCAGTGAAGAGCATGACTTGGTGTCCAAGGCTTTCAAATCAGTCTCTGGCTTCAACGCTTTCTCCTCCTCGTTCCCAACCAACAACTGTTCACAAACTCACATCATCACCAGCATAGTACTTCCATCCCAAAACCTCAGCGGCACAATTTCATGGAACTACCTTAGGAACATATCCAACTTGCAGATTCTCGATCTCTCCGGGAATTTCCTACAGGGCCACGTGCCAAGCTGGTTTTGGTCGAGTTCATCCTTATTGGCAATAAACCTCTCTAGAAATAGGTTCGGAGGGAGCATCCTTCAACCCACATCAGAAAACACCTCGTTTTCATCCATTCAATCCCTCAACCTCTCATACAATAGGTTTACCAACTCAATCCAGCTTTCTGGTTTCAAAAACCTTAAAATCCTCGACCTTTCACACAACAACCTCGTAACACTCCCTTCCGGGTTTCAAAACCTCAGCAACCTACAACACATCGACCTCTCAAGCTGCAATCTTCAAAGCAACGTAAAACCCATTTCCGCTCTTCACTCACTTCACTACTTGGACTTATCAAACAACACCTTCACGGGTAATTTCCCTTATGATTTCCCTCCACTCACCACCCTCAAGTTCCTCAACATCTCGTTCAACAACTTCACCTCAGCAATTAGCGTAAACAAGTTCAGTAGATTCTTCGGTAAATCAGCTTTCGTCCACGCTGGCAGCAACTTCACCTACACCAACGACagtaataaaaacacaaaacaagaagCCATCAtcgaaaagaaacaaaagaagcgAAAGTCCAAAACGCTGATTGGTGCAGCGTCGTCTGCGGCATCAGCAATTGTCCTAATTCTCTTGGGCATATGGGCAGTCCGCATTGTGATTCAGAAGAGGAAGCAACGTGCCAAGAAGAACAAGTGGGCGATTTCGATGCCGGTCCCACAagggatgatgatgatgatgaaatcAGGGCCGTTCGAGTTCGAGACAGAATCGGGGTCAACGTGGGTGGCTGACCTGAAGGAAGCGTCTTCGGCGGCGGTGGTGATGTTCGAGAAGCCGTTGATGAATCTGAGCTTCAAGGACCTCATTGTTGCAACGTCACACTTCGGGAAGGAGTCGCTTCTAGCGGAGGGAAGGTGTGGGCCAGTGTATAGGGCAGTGCTACCCGGGGACCTCCACGTGGCAATCAAGGTCCTGGAAGAGGCCAGAGACGTTGATCCTGATGACTCCGTGGCCACCTTCGTTGACCTCTCGAGACTCAAGCATCCCAACCTGCTGCCCCTCTCCGGTTACTGCATTGCAG GTAAGGAGAAACTGGTGCTGTACGAGTACATGGCAAACGGCGACCTAGGAAGGTGGCTACACGAGCTTCCGACTGGAGACACCAACGTGGAGGACTGGACAGGCGACACGTGGGAGATTCAAAACGGCGTCGTCGACGACGGATCCCCAGAAAAGATGGGATGGCTCACACGACACCGTATCGCGGTGGGCATAGCGCGTGGCCTCGCGTACCTTCACCACGCGCGTTCCAAGCCCGTGGTGCACGGCCACCTCGTCACCTCCAACATCCTCCTCGCCGACGACTTCGAGCCCCGCATCGCCGATTTCGGGTTGCGACCCGACCCGGATCCGAATTTCGGCACGGAGACCGACGTCTACTGCTTCGGGGTGGCTCTGGTGGAGCTCCTGACGGGGAAGGGGAGCACGGCGGAGGCGGTGGCAGCGACACGGAAGGCGGTGAGGGAGGGGCACGGCGTTAGGGTTTTGGACGAGAGGCTCCGACTCGGGGGTGACTCGGTGGTACTGAGTCAGATGGTGGAGACTCTCCGAGTCGCGTTTTTGTGTACTGCTGAATGCCCTTCGAAGAGGCCCACAATGCAACAGGTTTTGGGTTTGCTCAAAGACATTCGTCCTCAtcaccaacaccaacaccaactCGTCCTGAGTTGA